In the genome of Oncorhynchus clarkii lewisi isolate Uvic-CL-2024 chromosome 22, UVic_Ocla_1.0, whole genome shotgun sequence, one region contains:
- the LOC139380264 gene encoding m-AAA protease-interacting protein 1, mitochondrial-like has protein sequence MALPMLRGCNCSRLPSVLSRFLKPEHVVLPRPNKTTRLAPTLSGGVVSTVRPYSSDRGGGKQNQKVVVLGIPNPLIWFRTRLYYFLIRVYLDKEFNIEEFTEGSKQAFSHVSRLLSGSQFESLEGLVAKDLIAKLEEKCALLPPSHLQALSADLEDLVYTTPGDVGIYYDDDGRKFVSILMRYWYLSSARLAEESLEGTRVFQVAIGGEGEPETKRLLTANYEFQREFTKGVLPDWTITRIEHSKLLD, from the exons ATGGCGCTGCCCATGTTAAGAGGTTGCAACTGTAGCAGACTGCCTTCAGTACTGAGTCGTTTCTTGAAACCCGAGCACGTTGTGCTTCCCCGGCCCAACAAGACCACCCGCCTGGCTCCTACTTTGTCCGGTGGTGTTGTGTCCACCGTTCGACCTTACAGCTCTGATCGAGGTGGAGGTAAACAAAACCAGAAGGTGGTTGTGCTCGGCATCCCCAACCCTTTAATATGGTTCCGAACCCGATTATACTACTTTTTGATTCGGGTTTATTTAGACAAGGAATTCAACATCGAAGAATTCACAGAGGGATCGAAACAG GCATTCTCCCATGTTTCAAGACTATTGTCAGGGAGTCAATTTGAGTCGCTTGAAGGTCTGGTTGCTAAAGAC CTGATTGCAAAACTGGAAGAGAAATGTGCTCTGCTCCCTCCAAGTCACCTGCAAGCGCTTTCTGCAGATCTGGAAGACTTGGTGTACACAACACCAGGGGATGTAGGCATctattatgatgatgatg GGCGTAAGTTTGTCAGTATTCTGATGAGATACTGGTATCTGTCAAGTGCCCGGTTGGCTGAGGAATCATTGGAGGGAACACGTGTCTTTCAGGTGGCCATAGGTGGTGAGGGTGAGCCGGAGACAAAGAGACTGCTCACAGCCAACTATGA ATTCCAAAGGGAGTTTACTAAGGGGGTGTTGCCAGACTGGACCATCACCAGGATAGAGCACTCGAAGCTGCTGGATTAA